The following are from one region of the Cottoperca gobio chromosome 13, fCotGob3.1, whole genome shotgun sequence genome:
- the aqp11 gene encoding aquaporin-11 encodes MTADVVVSLSMLAGIVALSEAARRLLTRALADTGLSVYAVELVSTFQLCCCTRELKLLSEMGGIEPQIALTLTYLASVVHGLTFSGAIGNPSGALEHAYHSKFSCGCALRRIACQFVAAAAARAALPMIWGIGLSGMHVQHKLLGYRCISAIHAPLPKAAAVELACAFAVQTAITHTRSVEEKYRVHAVAAVIASVVYAGGKVTGAVFNPALAFSTQFSCSGNSFQEYSLVYWLSPLLGMMSSVLLFDKLFPLLSRKSLSRNLPLEAKKRT; translated from the exons ATGACTGCAGACGTGGTGGTGTCTCTGTCGATGCTGGCGGGGATCGTCGCGCTGAGCGAGGCGGCCCGCAGGTTATTGACCAGGGCCCTCGCGGACACCGGGCTCTCTGTGTACGCAGTGGAGCTCGTGTCCACCTTCCAGCTATGCTGCTGCACTCGTGAGCTAAAGCTGCTGTCCGAGATGGGCGGTATCGAGCCTCAAATCGCGCTCACCCTGACGTACCTGGCGTCCGTGGTCCACGGGCTCACCTTCAGCGGGGCCATCGGCAACCCCTCCGGTGCGCTCGAACACGCCTACCACTCAAAGTTCTCATGCGGGTGCGCCCTGCGGCGGATCGCATGCCAATTTGTTGCAGCCGCCGCTGCGCGAGCCGCGTTGCCAATGATCTGGGGTATCGGGTTGTCGGGAATGCACGTGCAGCACAAGCTGCTCGGTTACCGGTGCATCAGCGCCATTCACGCTCCGCTGCCCAAAGCCGCCGCTGTGGAGCTCGCGTGCGCTTTTGCAGTTCAGACTGCTATAACGCACACGCGATCGGTGGAGGAGAAATACCGCGTGCACGCGGTAGCTGCGGTAATCGCATCAGTAGTTTATGCAG GGGGCAAGGTGACAGGAGCCGTGTTTAACCCTGCGTTGGCCTTCTCAACACAGTTCTCCTGCAGTGGAAACTCCTTCCAGGAGTACTCTCTGGTCTACTGGCTGAGCCCGCTGCTGG GTATGATGAGCTCCGTGCTACTGTTTGATAAACTCTTCCCTCTGCTGTCGAGAAAATCACTGTCTCGAAATCTCCCCCTGGAGGCCAAGAAGAGGACATGA